The Fulvivirga ligni genome window below encodes:
- the rny gene encoding ribonuclease Y produces MADVIYVILAGVVGLGIGIVIGRALVSKVNAQKEKEIEEKAQGIIKEAEISAENIKKNKILEAKEKFLKLKSEFEEEASKKKNIIITNENKLKQREQHLSKEFEQVKRKEGEIKDLRDKLSSQLDVVNAKKAELDKFNEQKVSILEKISNLTAEEAKEQLVESLKDEAQTKASSFIKDILEEAKLSATKQAKKVVLETIQRTATEHAIENCVSIFNIESDDIKGKIIGREGRNIRALEAATGVEIIVDDTPEAIIISGFDPVRREIARLSLHRLVVDGRIHPARIEEIVAKTKKNIEEEIIEIGERTVIDLGIHGLHPELIKMVGRMRFRSSYGQNLLQHSREVANLCATMASELGLNPKQAKRAGLLHDIGKVWPEEPEKPHAILGMELAQKYKEHPVVCNAIGAHHDEIEMTTMISPIIQACDAISGARPGARREVMESYIKRLKELEQLALSFEGVHKCYAIQAGRELRVMVDADNVTDDRAGQLSFDISQKIEKDMQYPGQIKITVIREMRSVAYAK; encoded by the coding sequence ATGGCAGATGTAATCTACGTAATACTGGCGGGCGTTGTGGGCCTCGGTATTGGAATTGTAATAGGAAGGGCTCTGGTGTCAAAGGTTAACGCGCAGAAAGAGAAAGAAATAGAAGAAAAAGCGCAGGGCATAATCAAAGAAGCTGAGATCTCAGCTGAGAATATCAAGAAAAATAAAATACTTGAGGCTAAAGAAAAATTCCTAAAGCTAAAATCAGAATTTGAAGAGGAAGCTTCTAAGAAGAAGAATATCATTATCACTAATGAAAACAAGCTAAAGCAGAGAGAGCAGCATTTATCAAAAGAATTTGAGCAGGTAAAACGTAAAGAGGGCGAGATTAAAGATCTAAGAGATAAACTATCAAGTCAGCTGGATGTAGTGAATGCTAAAAAAGCGGAATTAGACAAGTTCAACGAGCAGAAAGTAAGCATTCTAGAGAAGATCTCAAACCTTACTGCTGAAGAAGCTAAAGAGCAGTTAGTGGAATCACTTAAAGACGAAGCTCAGACCAAAGCCTCTTCATTTATCAAAGATATTTTAGAGGAAGCTAAGCTTTCAGCCACCAAGCAGGCTAAGAAAGTAGTATTAGAAACTATTCAGCGTACAGCTACGGAACATGCCATTGAAAACTGCGTGTCTATCTTCAATATTGAAAGTGATGACATTAAGGGTAAGATCATTGGTCGTGAAGGTCGTAACATCCGTGCGCTTGAAGCAGCTACAGGTGTTGAGATTATTGTAGATGATACCCCTGAAGCTATCATTATCTCAGGCTTCGATCCTGTAAGAAGAGAGATCGCAAGACTTTCACTTCACCGTTTAGTGGTAGATGGAAGAATTCACCCGGCACGTATTGAAGAGATCGTAGCTAAGACTAAGAAAAATATTGAAGAAGAGATCATAGAGATAGGTGAAAGAACAGTAATTGACCTTGGCATCCACGGGTTGCACCCTGAATTAATTAAGATGGTGGGTCGTATGAGATTCAGATCATCTTATGGTCAAAACTTATTACAGCACTCCAGAGAGGTGGCTAACCTTTGTGCTACTATGGCTTCTGAGTTAGGTTTAAACCCTAAACAAGCTAAGAGGGCGGGATTACTTCATGATATTGGTAAAGTATGGCCAGAGGAGCCAGAAAAGCCTCACGCTATCCTTGGTATGGAGCTGGCGCAGAAGTATAAGGAACATCCTGTGGTTTGCAACGCTATTGGAGCTCACCACGACGAAATTGAGATGACTACCATGATTTCTCCTATCATCCAGGCATGTGATGCTATATCAGGTGCAAGACCAGGAGCTAGAAGAGAAGTGATGGAAAGCTACATCAAGCGTTTGAAAGAACTAGAGCAACTGGCACTGAGCTTTGAAGGCGTACATAAATGTTATGCTATTCAGGCTGGTAGAGAGCTCCGCGTAATGGTAGACGCAGACAACGTTACTGATGACAGAGCAGGACAGCTATCTTTCGATATCTCGCAAAAAATAGAGAAAGACATGCAGTATCCTGGTCAGATAAAGATCACAGTAATCAGAGAGATGAGATCTGTAGCCTACGCTAAATAA
- a CDS encoding cell division protein ZapA — translation MDELSIRIKIADREYPMKVKAEDEARVRSAGKQINERIRSYREQFGIDDKQDLLAMVAFDCLVDKMEADEQQHSTDDGAVEKVNELNNLINQSL, via the coding sequence ATGGACGAACTTTCAATAAGAATAAAGATTGCCGACAGAGAATACCCGATGAAGGTAAAGGCAGAAGATGAGGCTAGGGTACGTAGTGCCGGTAAGCAGATTAATGAAAGAATTAGATCTTATAGAGAACAATTTGGCATAGATGATAAACAAGATCTCTTAGCCATGGTAGCATTTGATTGTCTTGTAGACAAAATGGAGGCTGATGAACAACAGCACTCTACGGATGATGGTGCCGTAGAAAAGGTAAATGAGCTGAATAATCTCATTAACCAGTCTCTATAG